One Lysinibacillus sp. OF-1 DNA segment encodes these proteins:
- a CDS encoding glycoside hydrolase family 10 protein has protein sequence MRKNNSKWKLITFVAMIFVLCLSTIPEKTAMASTTQPKREMRAVWISTVLNIDMKAGMTKEQYTAWTRQTLDQLKASKLNTVIYQVRPTNDAMYASELAPWSSYITGKKQGTNPGYDPLAIMVEEAHKRGMELHAWMNPYRVTMSGQKLTDLAADNVARTHPNWVVKYGKQYYLNPGLPEVQDYLVETVRELVANYDIDAVHMDDYFYPYKIANEVFPDQAAFKKYGGSFKKVEDWRRDNVNQLVENLYTAIKDTKPYVQFGISPFGVWRNKSLDKTGSDTRAGVNNYDDLYADVRTWIQNGTIDYITPQIYWSRTLAVAKYGTLLDWWSHEVQTYAKTHPVHLYIGLADYKVGNDSDAAWKNKMELPSQILANRSEKVAAKGQMHFSLKSIQNNKLGYATIVNQQLYNYTALTPGTTWDDDTRPNKPTFVQVTKGATGRKIDIIDENETQPRKYVIYRFAGNKEGSYNDPQNIVDVVYNMDGITEFVDKTALAKQSYTYGITAVSAAGVESKEVFVVKDNQ, from the coding sequence TATTGATATGAAAGCGGGTATGACTAAGGAGCAGTATACAGCTTGGACACGCCAAACATTGGATCAATTAAAAGCCAGCAAATTGAATACAGTTATTTATCAAGTAAGGCCAACAAATGATGCAATGTATGCGTCTGAGCTAGCGCCATGGTCATCCTACATAACAGGGAAAAAGCAAGGTACAAATCCTGGTTACGATCCTCTTGCAATTATGGTAGAGGAAGCACATAAACGAGGGATGGAGCTGCATGCCTGGATGAATCCTTATCGTGTAACAATGTCTGGACAAAAACTAACAGACCTTGCTGCCGATAATGTGGCAAGAACCCATCCAAACTGGGTTGTCAAATATGGCAAACAATATTATTTAAATCCTGGTTTACCAGAAGTACAAGACTATTTAGTGGAAACAGTAAGAGAGCTAGTAGCCAATTACGATATTGATGCAGTCCATATGGATGATTATTTTTATCCATATAAAATTGCAAATGAAGTCTTTCCAGATCAAGCAGCTTTTAAAAAATATGGTGGTTCCTTTAAAAAGGTGGAAGATTGGCGACGAGATAATGTCAACCAACTTGTAGAAAATCTATACACAGCCATTAAAGATACAAAACCATATGTTCAATTTGGTATTTCTCCATTTGGCGTATGGCGCAATAAATCACTGGACAAAACAGGAAGCGATACGCGAGCTGGTGTCAATAATTACGATGATTTATATGCAGACGTCAGAACATGGATTCAAAATGGCACGATTGATTACATTACACCACAAATTTATTGGTCAAGAACATTAGCTGTTGCGAAATATGGGACATTGCTAGATTGGTGGAGCCATGAGGTACAAACATATGCAAAAACACACCCTGTTCATCTATACATTGGACTTGCTGATTACAAGGTTGGCAATGACAGTGATGCAGCATGGAAAAACAAAATGGAATTACCAAGTCAAATACTAGCGAATCGTTCGGAAAAGGTAGCAGCCAAAGGGCAAATGCACTTCTCCTTAAAAAGTATTCAAAACAATAAACTGGGCTATGCAACGATTGTTAATCAACAACTATATAATTATACAGCACTGACACCAGGTACAACTTGGGATGATGACACTAGGCCGAATAAGCCGACTTTTGTACAAGTGACAAAGGGAGCGACTGGTCGCAAAATTGACATTATAGACGAAAATGAAACACAACCACGTAAGTATGTCATTTATCGTTTTGCAGGGAACAAAGAGGGTTCTTATAATGATCCTCAAAATATAGTGGATGTTGTTTATAATATGGATGGCATCACTGAATTTGTGGACAAGACAGCTCTTGCTAAGCAAAGCTACACATACGGCATTACGGCTGTATCTGCTGCAGGTGTGGAAAGCAAGGAAGTTTTTGTGGTGAAAGATAATCAGTAA